The genomic DNA TGACGAGGATGTCGTACGGCGCGGCATCGAGTTGCGTCGCGGGAAGCGGCAGTGCGTTGACGTGCGTGGCGAGCGCCTGCGGATCGAACGCGGCGCCCGCGGCTTTCTTCAGCGTGCCGCCTTCGACGGTGACGAAGCTCGGGCAGAAGCCATTCACGCACGAGTAGTCCTTGTTGCACGACGACTGATCGATGCGGCGCTTGCGACCGAGCGCGGTTTCGACCGGTTCCACCGACAGGCAGTTCGACTGCACGCCACAATCGCCGCAGCCTTCGCAGACTTCCTCGTTGATGAAGAGCCGTTTGTTCGGATCGGGATATTCGCCCTTCTTGCGACGCCGGCGTTTTTCGGCCGCGCAGGTCTGGTCGTAGATCAGCACGGTCACGCCGTCGGTATCGCGCAATTCGCGCTGCACGGTGTCCATTTCGCTGCGGTGGTGAAACGTCGTGCCGCGCGGAAACTGACTGTGATGGCCAGCGTATTTCTCGGGCTCGTCGCTGACCACGACGAAGCGCGACACGCCCTCGGCTTCGACCTGGCGCGCGATCTGCGGCACCGAGATGCTGCCGTCGACCGGCTGGCCGCCGGTCATCGCGACCGCGTCGTTATAGAGGATCTTGTACGTGATCGTCGCGTTCGCGGCGACCGCCTGGCGAATCGCGAGAATGCCGGAGTGAAAGTAGGTGCCGTCGCCGAGATTCTGGAACACGTGGCGCGTTTTCGTGAACATCGAATGCGCGGCCCAGTCGACGCCTTCGCCGCCCATCTGAATGAGCCCGGTCGTGTCGCGCTCCATCCAGGAAGCCATGAAATGACAGCCGATACCCGCCTGCGCGATCGAGCCGTCCGGTACTTTCGTCGACGTGTTGTGCGGACAGCCGGAGCAGAAGTACGGCGTGCGCTTCACGCTGTCCGCCGCGTTCGACAGGATCTGCGGCGCGACCAGATCGACGACGCGTTCGCGCCGATCGAGCGCGGGCTTGTGCCTGGCGAGCCAGTTCGCGAACACCGGCAGGATGCGCGACGGCCGCAATTCGCCGAGCGACGACAGCAGCAACGTGCCATCTTGGGCGTGCTTGCCGATCACGACCGGCCGCGTGCCCTGGGTGCGGTTGTACAGATAGTCCTTGATCTGTTGCTCGATGACGGGACCTTTCTCTTCGATCACGAGTACTTCGGACAGACCCGACACGAACGCGTCAATGCGGGTCATCTCCAACGGAAACGACAGTCCGACCTTGTAGATGCGCACGCCGGCCGCGTCGAGATCGGCGAGCGTCAGGTCGAGCCGGCGCAGCGCTTCCATCAGATCGAGATGCGCCTTGCCGCACGTGACGATGCCGACGTTCGCGTGCGGACTCGGCGCGATCCATTTATCGATGCTGTTCGTGCGCGCGAAGTGACGCACCGCGTCGAGCTTCGCGTGCAGACGCGCTTCGATCGTCAGGCTCGGCAGATCGGGCCAGCGGTTGTGCAGACCACCCGCCGGTGCTTCGAACTCCTGAGGGAGCGTCCATTCGGTTTGCAGCGCGTCGAGATCGACGCTCGAGCCCGATTCGACGGTCTCCGAAATGGCCTTGTAGCCGACCCACGCGCCCGAGAAGCGCGACAACGCCCAGCCGTACAGGCCGAATTCGAGCATGTCCGCGATGTTCGACGGATTCACCACCGGCATATGCCACGCGATCATCGTGAAGTCGCTTTGATGCGGCATGGACGACGACACGCAGCCGTGATCATCGCCCGCGACCACCAGCACGCCGCCGTGCGGCGATGAGCCATATGCGTTGCCGTGCTTCAGCGCATCGCCCGCGCGGTCGACGCCCGGGCCTTTGCCGTACCACATCGCGAATACGCCATCGACGGTGCGCTCCGGATCGGCTTCGACTCGCTGTGTGCCGAGCACGGCGGTGCCGCCGAGTTCTTCGTTGATCGCGGGCAGAAAGCGGATGTCGCTCGCGGCGAGCAGTTTGTTCGCCTTCCACAATTGCAGATCGACCATCCCGAGCGGCGAGCCGCGATAGCCGCTGATAAACCCGGCCGTGTTCATGCCGCGGGTTTTGTCGAGTTCGCGCTGCATCAACGCGAGGCGCACGAGCGCCTGGGTGCCGGTCAGAAAGATCCGGCCGTGCGTCGCGGTGAGATTGTCGGACAGCTTGTAGTCGGCGAGGGCGGGCGTGTCGTCGATGGGCTGGCGGGCGGTCATGGGCGAGTCTCCATTGTTCTGGTTTCGCGCGCGGTGGTGGGGGCACGGATGCGGCGCAGCGAAAGAGACTCTATTTTTTAGCGCTTGTGGGAGTGAATTATTTCTTCTTTAATCGGGCGTGCGTGAACGGGCGCGAAGAGTCGCGCGTTTTGACCGGCTTTTGAGCCGGATTTGCCACGCGGCGGCGCGCTTCGGGTATGCCCTGGGGAGTGAGGGGGCGCCGAATACGCCTTTGCCTATTGCGCCGTGTTTGCCGCGATGTCCGGTTTGAGCGGCGCGGCATCGAGCGGCACGATCTCGTCGAAGTGCGCGTAGTCGATATGGCTCACGCCGCCGCGCTCGCTCATGATGTCTACGAACCGGTGCTGCCAGACGATCTGGTCGCAGCTCCACATGTGGCGTGCCTGCATGGTTTGCGACGTTGATTCGTCGATGCCTTCGAGCGTGAGCAGCAGCGACATGTCGCTGCCCTTCAACGATTCGGCGTTTTCGCCGAACAGCGGACTCGCTTCGTCGATGATGTGCATCAGCGTCCAGCCGAGCTTGAACACCGGATGCTGGTCGCGCACCAGCGTGAGGTCGTAGAGCTTGCGCAGCGTATAGCCTTCGACCGAGGTCTCCAGACGCATGATGCGCAGCCGCGCGCGCGCCTCGGCGATTACGTTCTGACGTGCGTTGGCTGCGCGCACCATCAACGTCATGCGGCCGTCGATTGGCCGGATCACCGCGTAGCGCGCAAACATGATCTTCGCGTGCGGCCGCGAAAAGCGCGCGAAGATCAGCCCGGTCGCCAACGCGATGCTCGACATGCCGACGAAGATTTCGAGCGTGGCGATCCAGTGCGCGTAGACGGTTTGCGGATGCATGTCGCCGTAGCCGACGGTCGCGAGCGTTTCGACGCTGAAGAAGAACGCGCCGCCGAAGCCCTTGGGAAACTGATTCGCGATCGACGCGTCGCCGAGCATGTAGAGCGTGGCGAATACGGTGTTGAGCAGCAGGAACAGCAGCGCGAGCGACACGAAGAACACCGGCCACCGCACCCCGAGCGCCCGGTGATACAGGTCCTGCCAAAGCGGCGTCGGCATACCGTGCGCGATCACCACGCGATCGTCCAGACGCAATTCGCGGCTGCCGCGCGCGCGGCGCTTCGATGGGCTCGCGTCGGTATCGGTATCGGTGTCGGTATCGCCGAGCGTGGAAAAACGGTCTGACGGTTCGCTTGCCATCACGCGCTCGTGAGGATGAAAACGGCCACAGCGTAGCATGGCGCGTTGCGCGCGCTGGGGGATTTTCCGCGCACTGCGAAGTCGGCGCGGTTCGTCGTCGAAGTGCTTGGAGGCGCGCCGGATTTCAGGCTGGGTCGGGTTGCTTCAAGCAGCACCGGTCACGGAAACGCGCGCGGCTTCGGAATACCCGCGCCGTGCTCGATATCGTCGACTGCCTGCCGATGCGCGCTAGCCACCGCTTCGCTCTGATCGGCATAGCCCGCGTCGCCGCCGACCGTGGTCCACGCCTTGACGGCCTTCTCGCGATGACGGATTTCGTACTCCGCGTCCCAGCGCGCGCCGCTCAGTTCGAGCGGACGAACGTGAATCGAATACACGCCGTATTGGAACAGCTGCTCAGCCATGATCGCCTCCAGCCGGTCGACCCGGCAGCGGCGCGCCGATGCACGAGGGCGCGCGGCGCGCTGCCCCTGGTTCGGCCTACAGTTCGATTTCCCCGAGAATACGATGTGCGAGCGCTTTCGCTTCTTCGAGCGCTTCTCCCGGAGTCGACGACGTCGCGTCGACTTCATAGACCGTGGTTTCCTGATCCTCGCTGGGTTCGCCTTCGTCTCGCGCGAGGGTGACGACACCTTGCCAGGCATCCTGGGCGACTTCTCTTATCGACGCAGTGGCCGTGTAGATCCCTTTGGTGTAGGTGACGTCCTCCATGGCCTCGCTCCTTTTCCCAAAGGTTTCGATGTTTTCATCGTAGCACGGCGTGGCGGGATCGGTTCCCCGCCGCAGCGGCTTCGCACAGCGTGACGTGCTCGACATCCGTCACGCTACGAGCGCTCCAGGGCAACAGAATTACAGCGACGCGCTTTACAGCAACGCGACCACCTCATCGAGAGTCGGCGCGTGCGCGCCGGCGTGGCCGCAAGCCGCCGCGCCGGCCGCGAGCGCGAACGCGAGATGCTCGGGCCACGCGCGTTGCGGCGCGCTCATCAGGCTGAACAGCAGGCCGCCGATCGACGCATCGCCCGCGCCGACGGTGTCCACCACTGCGACGCGCGGCGGCTTCGCCTCGATCACCGCGTCGCCGTCGAGCAGCGTCGCCGATTCGGGGCCGCGTGTGACGAGCACGGTGGCGGCCGGATTCATCGCGCGCAATTGCGCGAGCGCGGCGGCTTCGTCGCGGGTCTTGAAGATCATGCGCAGGTCTTCGTCCGATACCTTGATCAGATCCGCGAGCGCGGCCATCTTGCGCAGCGTCGGCTCGTAGCCGTGCTCCATCAGATTGCGATAGTTCGGATCGAAGCTGATCTTCACGCCGTGCGAACGCAATTCGGCGGCGAGTGCTGCGAGCGTATCGCCGAGCGGCTGACGCACGAGGCTGATGCAACCGAAGTGCGCCCACTTCACGGCGTTCATCCAGCCGGCCGGCAGCTTCGCCGGATCGAACGCGAGATCGGCGCCGTTCTCACCCATGAAGAAGTACGCGGGCGGATGCGTCTGATGCACGATCGCGAGCAGCGGCGGGCGCTCGACGCGCTGCAGAAAACGCATGTCGAGACCGGCGGCGACGCTCGCGTCCCACAGCTCGTCGGAGAAGTTATCGATGCCGAGCGAACCCGCGCTCGCGGTCGGCAGGCCGAGCCGCGCGACGCAGCGCGCGACGTTCCAGCCCGCGCCGCCCGGACGCGACAGCCAGTGCGATGCGCCGGTGCGCACGAGATCGGTGAGGATGTCACCGGCGGAAACGAAAACGGGGAGGTCGGTCGTCGCGCTCATTGTGCTTTCTCCGCTGAAACCGCTGCGGCGGGCGCGGTCGATCCAGCCGACGCGTCGTCGCCGAGCGCATGGGCGAGCACTTCGTAGCACGCGCCCATCGTGTGATAGTCGGTCTTGCCGGCCGGGCTCTTTTCGTCGCTGTACTTGCGGTTGTCGCAGGTGAGGATGCGATACCACGCGCCGTACTTGTGGTCGACGAAATGCGTCCAGCTATAGCGCCAGATCTCGTCGTACCAGTCCCAGAAGCGCTCGTTGCCGGTGCGCTTGCCGAGCAGTGCCGCGGTCGCGAAGGTCTCGGCCTGCACCCAGAAGTACTTGTCGTGATCGCACACGGTGCCGTCGGGGCCGAAGCCGTAGTAGAGGCCGCCGTGGTCTTCGTCCCACGCGTGCGTCATCGCGGCGTCGAACAGTTCGATCGCGCGCGGCAGCAGCCACGGCAAAGGACGGAAGCGTTCGAGAATCAGCAGCAGCTTCGCCCACTCGGTCTGATGGCCGGGCTGGAAGCCCCACGGACGGAAGATGTTCGAGCTGTCTTCCTCGTTGTAGTGCCAGTCGACCGACCAGTCCGCGTGAAAGTGCTCCCACACGAGCCCTTGCGACAGCTTCGCCTGGCGCAGCGTGATGTTCGACGCGACGCGCTCGGCGCGATCGAGATAGACCAGATGGCCGGTCGCCTCGTGCGCGGCGAGCAGCGCCTCGGTGGTGTGCATGTTCGCGTTCTGCCCGCGATACGAGCTGACGCGCCAGTCGGGCGAGGCGTCGTCGGCATAGAGGCCGGCGGCGGGGTCCCAGAAGCGGTGTTCCATCAGCTCGAAGGTCGCGCCGATCATCGGCTTCGCTTCCTCGATACCGGCCATCGCCGCATGCGAGTACGCGAGCAGCACGAACGCGAGGCCGTAGCAGTGGCGCGTCGCGTCGAGCATTTTCTTTTTGCCGTCGTGCCATTCGATTTCCCAGTCATAGCCCTCGTGCTGCGAGTCCCAGTGCGCGTCGCGCAGAAAGCGCAGACCGTGGCGCGCGTATTCGAGGTGCTTCGGGTCACCGAACTGTCGATACGCCATCGCGTAGTTGAACACGTAGCGGCAACTGCTGACCAGGTGGCGCGTGGTGCGGTTGTAGATCGAACCGTCGTCGCGGAAGAAATGGTAGAAGCCGCCGCTCGGGTCGAGCACGTTCGGCGCGTAGAAGCGCAGCGTGTCCTCGATGTGCGCGAGCAGGAACTCGCGGCTGCGGAAACTGGCGATGACTGGCACCTGTGCGGCGCCGGCAGAAGGGTGAATCGGATCGGTTAGCGTCATGGCGTTTTCACCAAAGTACTGGCACGGACAACGAGTTGAACGGGCAAGCGGACTTCGAGTTCGGCGGGCGAGTCTTCGAGCAGTAGTTCGACGCCGCGCCGGCCGAGCGCTTCCTTGTCGACCGCGATCGTCGAGAGCGGCGGGGTGGCGTGCGCGGCGGCGGGAATGTCGTCGAATCCGATGATCGCGATGTCGTCGGGCACGCTCAGGCCGCGCGCGAGGCACACGCGCAGCGCGGCGAGCGCGGCAGCGTCGTTGAACGCGAACACGGCGTCGGGGCGTGGGCCCGGCGCGTCGAGCAGGCGCTGCATCGCGCGCGCGGCGCCGGTGTCGGGATCAAGCCCGGCGTCGATGTTCACTTCGAGCGACGGGTCGAACAGCAGCCCCGCTTCGAAGAACGCGCGCCGGTAGCCGAGCGCGCGCTCGGCGATGCTGAAATGCGCGAGCGAGCCGCCGATGAACGCGACGCGCTTGCGCTGCTGCTCGAACAGATGGCGCATCGCGAGCGTGGCGCCGGCGGCGTTGTCGAGATTCACTGAGCGCAGGCCCGGCGACCATAGATCGATCAGCACCAGCGGGCGCTGCATCGCGACCAGCGTGGCGAGCGTTTCGGGCTCGACGAAGCCGGCGATCGCAACGGCGTCGGGCGCGTGCAGGCGCATCTGGTGAATGACGTCCTCGGTCGGGCCGGCGGTCAGCACCGAAGGCACGATGCCGCGCTCGCGGCACGCGTCTTCGACGCCGTGCAACACGTGCGAGAAGAACGGACTTGCGGCGAAGTTATTGTGCTGACGATGCAACAGGAAGGTCAGGCGGCGGATGCGCGGACGCAACTGCGCCGGATCGTAGCCGAGCTGGCGTGCCGCCTCGACGACGCGTTCGCGCGTGGCCTCGGAAAGGCCCGGCTGATTTTTGAGCGCGCGCGATACGGTGCCGATCGAAACGCTGGCCGCGCGGGCGACGTCGCGGATGGTTGTGGCCATCGAATGAAGCTGCCGCGCGAGGCGCGGCATCACGGGTTCAGGTCGGGCGATTGTATAGTAAAACGCCGCAAGAACAGCCCGGAAAACGCGCGCGTCGTACCCGTAAATACCCGTATTTTATGGAGTTATTAGCAGTTGAATTGTTTAGTAAAAACAACTAAACAATAGCTGGGCAGCTGTTCTCAAGACATGGCAGGAATCTTCCTATGCCATCCGGCCGAGGCGACAGCGCGAGCGTTTGCGCGTGAAATAACAAATAAAGGCCAATCAAAAGCCAAAAGGAAAAGCCGCCCGCAGGCGGCTTTCTTCACACGATCAAAACGACGCTCAGGGAGGGCGGTTATGAATGTCCTGTTTGCATTGCGCGTATTTTCAACGGCGCGCGACGGCGGCGGGTTGCCGCGTCGCAGCCTCGCTCTCGCCGCTGATGTCACGGGCGCCCCAGTGCTGCGCGAGCGCGGCGCAGACCATCAGCTGGATCTGGTGGAACAGCATCAGCGGCAGCACCACGGCGCCGACCGCGTGCGACGCGAAGATCACCTTGGCCATCGGCACGCCGGCGGCCAGGCTCTTCTTCGAGCCGCAGAAAATGATCGTGATCTGGTCCGCGCGATTGAAGCCGAGCCGCTTGCTGGCGAAGATCGTCACGGCCAGCGCCAGCGCGAGCAGCACGGCGCTCACCACGATGAGGCCGCCGAGCGCGGACAACGGAATCGTGTGCCACAGGCCTTCGGTGACGGCCTCGCTGAACGCGCCGTACACGACGAGCAGGATCGAGCCCTGGTCCACGAACTTCAGCACGCCGCGGTGCTTCTCGATCCACTTGCCGATCAACGGGCGCAGCAACTGGCCGGCGACGAACGGCACCAGCAATTGCAGCACGATGTTGCCGATCGTATGCCACGGCGAGGTGCCGCCGCTCGCGGCCTGATTCGTGACGATGACGCTGACGAGTGCTGGGGTGACGAAGATGCCGAGCAGGCTCGACGCGGACGCGCTGCACACCGCGGCCGGCACGTTGCCCTTGGCAATGGACGTGAACGCAATCGACGACTGGACCGTCGACGGCAGCGTGCAGAGGAAGAGGACGCCGGCGTAGAGCGACGGAGTGACCAGCGGCGAAAGGACCGGTTTAAGCGCGAGGCCGAGCAGCGGAAACAGCGCGAACGTGCTCAGCAGCACCACGAGATGAAGGCGCCAGTGCGTCGCGCCCGCAATGATCGCCTCGCGTGACAGCTTGGCGCCGTGCAGAAAGAACAGCAGGCCGACCGCGATATTCGTCACCCAGTTGAACCCCACGGCGGCTTGCCCGTGAACGGGCAGGATGCTGGCGAGGATCACGGTGCCCACGAGGCACAGGGTGAAGTTATCGGGCAGGTATTTCGGGCGGGACATGTGGGAATCTCGATTCAATAACGCGGTGTGAACACGCGACGCGCCAGTCAGGGCGCGGTCTGTGGTAATGGAAAGCGGCTATTGTTGTCGAAAGTCGATTGAAAACGCAAATTCATTTGCCGAATCGATTAATGAGGTTCGCGCATTGGCTCGCCCGGTCATACATCGCCTCTTGCGTGCGACGCGGCACGTTTCAGTATTGGCGGCGCGCTTGTTCGCGACAAACCGTTTAACCATTGACGTTGCCAGCGCCGTTTATCTTGCAATAGACGGGGCTTGCACGGCGCGGTTAAAAACGCCCGCCAGCAAGCCCTCGCGGCGCGCTCGCGCAGGGGCTGCGCCAAGGAAAAACGTCGCAGTAACAAGGTGTTACATCCACCGACGAGACCTAACACTTTTTGGCTCGACACCCTCTGCCGCCGACCATAAATTACCCGATCAAAGGCCGCAGGGATGCCCTGCGCCGCGAGCGGAACGCGGTGCTTTTCTTCCTTCCCGCAACAGGTCCATCGCAAGCTCGAACGGTGGATTTCAGGCAAGTCTTCGGGCGTGAGAGTCACAAAGGTGGACGGGTTGTCGAGAACGAGGCGCTTGGCGTGGGGCGCGGTCATCGCCGTGCTGTGTTCGTTCGCCTATGCAAAAGGGCCGGCTATGCCGCATGGCGGCGGTGCCGCTGCAGGCGCCGTGCATGCTCCTCACGCTTCGCGTAATGCGATGGCTCGTCGCGACTCGCACGCGCAACGCGGAAACCCGAATATCGCGGTCGCCAATTTTGGCTATGGCTTCGGCGGCTATAAGTCCGGCATGCGCCCTGTCGGCGATCTGTCCGGCTATCCCGGCGTGATCATGCAGGTCGGCACGGAGTCGCGTCCGGTGCCGCATCCGCCGCCCAACATGCCGGTGCGCAACGGCTCGATCCGCGCCGACGTCGCCCGCTACAACGAAGAGCGCGGCGCGGCGCGCCCGATCCAACGCCCATCCGACGATCCGCGGCCTCCGGAAGGTTCGCCGTATCGAAATTAGCTGAGCGCGATTCACCCCATCGTTTCGCGTCACGTGGAGCAGTTTGGCCACGACCGGACCGGGTGAGCGCGCCGCCGGCTTCACTTCGACGCGAGCCACCGCATCGCCAGAACCGCGCTCGCGGAATCCATTCTCCAGATCCCCTCCCACGAGCCTTCGCGCAGCTTCGTGCGCCTTCCTCTGCGCCTGAACCGCTAATCTGACGTTTCGACGCCACACTTTTTTGAAAACATTCGGCATCGAAGTTCCGGTCGGCGTCAAATCTTGGCATTCTGCTGCGTCGCGTCATCGGCCTGTCATTTAACGGGGTCCGGCGCGCTGTGGCGCGCCGTTCGCCGCATTCCGCATTGCGTCGGAACCGCCCATGGCGGTCCCGTCAAAGCGCCCTATCAAGCCGATATCTGACCAAACTAATCAGACCGATATACCTGCGATAAGCCGCGATATTTTTGTTTATAGAAATGATCCGCAAAGATTGTCGAGCCCAGATTGACTCGACGGTCGAACGGATAACAAGAACGATTCGCGCGAGCGCCCCCCTTTCGCACAGCCGCACCCTTTTGACAAAGATTGGAGAATCCATGAACACAAGCCTCAGCAGCGCGCTGAAGACCACACTCAAAGCCACTGCATGCGCCGCTGTACTGGCGAGCGCATCGTCCGCATTCGCGCAATCGAGCGTGCAGCTCTACGGACAGGTCGACGAATGGGTCGGCTCGCAGAAGTTTCCGGGCGGCAAGACCGCGGTGGTGGTGTCGGGCGGCGGCATGTCGACGTCGTACTGGGGCTTCAAGGGCACCGAGGATCTGGGCAACGGCTACAAGGCGATCTTCACGGTCGAAGGCTTCTTCCGTGCGCAGACCGGCGAGTTCGGCCGCTTCACCGGCGACACGACGTTCTCACGCAACGCGTACGTCGGCATCGAGTCGCCGTACGGCACGGTGACCGCCGGCCGTCTGACCACGCCGCTGTTCGTGTCGACGATCCTGTTCAACCCGTTCATCGATTCGTACGTGTTCTCGCCGATGGTCTATCACACGTACCTCGGCCTCGGCACGTTCCCGACCTACACGACCGACCAGGGCGTGACCGGCGACTCTGGCTGGAACAACGCGGTGTCGTATGCGACGCCGAACTTCAACGGTTTGTCGGCGACGGCGATGTACGCGCTCGGCAACACGACTCAGAACGGCGCGAAGAAGTGGAGCGGCCAGGTGCTGTACTTCCACGGCCCGTTCGCGGCGACCGCCGTGTATCAGTACGTGAACTTCAACAACGTGCCGGGCGATCTTGGCAGCTTCGAGACCTCCGGCGTGCCGGGTCTGCGCAGCCAGAGCGTCGCGCAGGCGGGCGTGTCGTACGACCTGAAGTTCGTGAAGCTGTACGGCCAGTACATGTACACGTACAACGACCAGCAGGTCACGAGCTGGCACGTGAACACCGGACAGGGCGGTGTCACGGTGCCGTTCGGGCCGGGCTCGGTGATGGCGTCGTATGCGTATTCGCGTAACGGCGGCGGCTCGAACCAGACCCGCCAGACGGCGGCGGTCGGCTACGACTATCCGCTGTCCAAACGCACGGACGTCTATGCCGCCTACCTGTATGACCACATCACGGGACAGTCGAGCGGCAATACGTACGGCGCGGGTTTGCGCGCGAAGTTCTAAGCGACGCCCGAGTCTCACCGCAAAGCCCGCGTTCTGCCCGGAACGCGGGCTTTGTCGCTTCCGGGCGCCGTCGAATACAAACTTTGCTGCCGATCCTTTGATAAACCCGGCAGAATGGCGTCGATTGATTCCTGAAGCGAGTGACTGAGATGGACACCCTCGTCAGCATGAAAGTGTTTCGCCACGTGGTCGAAGCCGGCAGCTTCGTCGGCGCGGCGGAGAAGATGGAGATGTCGGCGGCGATGGCGAGCAAGCACGTGATGCATCTGGAGCAGCAGCTCGGCGCGCGGCTCCTGAACCGCACCACGCGCCGCGTCGCACCGACCGAGGCGGGCCGCGAATACTACGAGCGGCTGAGTCAGGCGCTAACGGAACTCGACGAAGCCGGCCAGGCGGTCGGCGCGGCGAGCGTCGTGCCGCACGGGCGGCTGCGGGTTTCATCGCTGTCGGCGTTCGGCCTGAATCACGTGATGGCCGCGGTCGCGGACTACGCCGCGCAGTATCCGCAGGTCACCGTCGATATGACGCTGTCCGACCGCGTCGTCGAGCTGATCGACGAGGGCTTCGACGTTGCGATTCGCGCGTCGCCTGGCGGGCTCAAGTCGTCCTCCCTGATCGCGCGGCAGATCGCGACCGCGCATCTGGTGCTGTGTGCGTCGCCCGCCTATCTGCGCAAGCACGGCACGCCGAAGAGCGTCGCCGATCTCGCGCGCCACAACTATCTGCAGTACGCGGGCGTGTCGGCGCTCGAAGTCGCGACCGGCGACGCGGCCTCGCGCGTGCGTCTGTCGGGCAACCTGGTCGTCAATCAGCTGGAGGCGCAGCGCGTGGTCGTGCTGCACGGCGCGGGCATCGCGATGCTGGGCACCGAGGTGATCGGCGACGATCTCGCCGAGGGGCGGCTCGTGCCGCTGCTCGTCGACGAAGTGCCGCCGCGCGAGCTGCCGATCCACGTGATCTACACGAGCCGTCGACATCTGTCGGCCAAGGTGCGGTCGTTCGTCGATTTTCTGGTGGCGCGGTTCGCGAACCAATCGCTTTGGCCGTCGCTGGACGAGATCAGGGCGTTGGCGGTGCGGTAGCGGGCCATCGGCAACCGCCCCGAACTGCGCGCCCCGCGTGCCGCCGCCGTCTTACCCCGTTTCTATATACTGACTGTCAACACCCATCAGTTAAATGATCTGGGGGAGACATGACCGATCTGTCCACGCCGCAGCGTGCCGACAGCCACGAGCTGCCCACGCGCCGGCGCTTGCGCTTCGTCACCGCCGCCGCGCTGTTCGACGGCCACGATGCGTCGATCAACATCATGCGGCGCATCCTGCAGGCGAGCGGCGTCGAGGTGATCCACCTCGGCCACAACCGCTCCGTCGCCGAAGTCGCGACCGCAGCGCTCAACGAGGACGCTGACGGCGTCGCCGTGTCGAGCTACCAGGGCGGTCACAACGAATACTTCCGCTACCTCGTCGAGATGCTGCGTGCGCGCGGCGGCGAGCGCATCAAGGTGTTCGGCGGCGGCGGCGGGGTGATCGTCTCCGAGGAAATTGCCGCGCTCGAACGCGATGGCGTCGAAAAAATCTACTCGC from Paraburkholderia sp. HP33-1 includes the following:
- a CDS encoding porin, giving the protein MNTSLSSALKTTLKATACAAVLASASSAFAQSSVQLYGQVDEWVGSQKFPGGKTAVVVSGGGMSTSYWGFKGTEDLGNGYKAIFTVEGFFRAQTGEFGRFTGDTTFSRNAYVGIESPYGTVTAGRLTTPLFVSTILFNPFIDSYVFSPMVYHTYLGLGTFPTYTTDQGVTGDSGWNNAVSYATPNFNGLSATAMYALGNTTQNGAKKWSGQVLYFHGPFAATAVYQYVNFNNVPGDLGSFETSGVPGLRSQSVAQAGVSYDLKFVKLYGQYMYTYNDQQVTSWHVNTGQGGVTVPFGPGSVMASYAYSRNGGGSNQTRQTAAVGYDYPLSKRTDVYAAYLYDHITGQSSGNTYGAGLRAKF
- a CDS encoding bile acid:sodium symporter family protein; amino-acid sequence: MSRPKYLPDNFTLCLVGTVILASILPVHGQAAVGFNWVTNIAVGLLFFLHGAKLSREAIIAGATHWRLHLVVLLSTFALFPLLGLALKPVLSPLVTPSLYAGVLFLCTLPSTVQSSIAFTSIAKGNVPAAVCSASASSLLGIFVTPALVSVIVTNQAASGGTSPWHTIGNIVLQLLVPFVAGQLLRPLIGKWIEKHRGVLKFVDQGSILLVVYGAFSEAVTEGLWHTIPLSALGGLIVVSAVLLALALAVTIFASKRLGFNRADQITIIFCGSKKSLAAGVPMAKVIFASHAVGAVVLPLMLFHQIQLMVCAALAQHWGARDISGESEAATRQPAAVARR
- a CDS encoding LysR family transcriptional regulator, which encodes MDTLVSMKVFRHVVEAGSFVGAAEKMEMSAAMASKHVMHLEQQLGARLLNRTTRRVAPTEAGREYYERLSQALTELDEAGQAVGAASVVPHGRLRVSSLSAFGLNHVMAAVADYAAQYPQVTVDMTLSDRVVELIDEGFDVAIRASPGGLKSSSLIARQIATAHLVLCASPAYLRKHGTPKSVADLARHNYLQYAGVSALEVATGDAASRVRLSGNLVVNQLEAQRVVVLHGAGIAMLGTEVIGDDLAEGRLVPLLVDEVPPRELPIHVIYTSRRHLSAKVRSFVDFLVARFANQSLWPSLDEIRALAVR